The Primulina eburnea isolate SZY01 chromosome 6, ASM2296580v1, whole genome shotgun sequence genome contains a region encoding:
- the LOC140833649 gene encoding uncharacterized protein, translated as MEKEVGDSSNPGSSKYPLEAMFGDFSRMMAAQMESLNERMGKLEVSVSGSKSRPKDSGRGEDEEYDFGGGDESQNENWGRNGRGRGFGRGRREAMRGRFEETREDGHLGSIKMKIPSFHGKSDPEAYLEWEKRVEFVFECHHYSEQKKVRLAVVEFLDYALIWWDQLVTTKRRCNERPIESWDEMKRVMRKRFVPNHYYREMFKRLQTLRQGLKSVEDYYKEMEVVMIRANIEEDNEATMARFLCGLNREIQDQVELRHYLDLDEMVQMAMKVEQQLKRRGVGRTNQTGGSSSSWRPNAAKRDDSKVVTKPKFEPKQETPRHGVQGKSEIPTTRSRDTKCFRCQGLGHIASECPNKRVMFLNDYGEYESQSEGDGEGSDDDMPELEDPDEGYGAVVGEALVTRRIMSAQVKDEEASQRENLFHTRCFVNGKVCNVIIDGGSCTNVASVEMVEKLGLPTIKHPQPYRLQWLNDCAEVKVNRQVLVSFSIGKYVDEVLCDVVPMHACHVLLGRPWQYDRRVSHDGFKNKYSFVLKKETVVLLPLSPKQVLEDHLKKKKRDEAEKKSEFKSEVALENKNEMAEKKSDQKSEIAIKTKKERKENEGKEKERKEAKKKSYMAQKGEVKHLLHTHEPLVLILYKEILLNTSDIAGSLPSIVVSLLQEFDDVFPEELPQGLPPLRGIEHQIDLVPGSALPNRPAYRSNPEETKELQRQVSELLDKGYVRESMSPCAVPVLLVPKKDGSWRMCVDCRAINNITIKYRHPIPRLDDMLDELHGSCIFSKIDLRSGYHQIRMREGDEWKTAFKTKYGLYEWMVMPFGLTNAPSTFMRLMNHVLRAHIGKFVVVYFDDILVYSKNLDEHVNHLRLVLITLRAENLYANLKKCDFCTSKLVFLGFVVSSQGIQVDEDKVSAIRDWPSPTTVGQVRSFHGLASFYRRFVKDFSTLAAPMTAVIKKNVPFYWGEEQEKSFNIIKQKLINAPLLVLPDFANTFEIECDASGVGIGGVLMQGGRPVAYFSEKLNGAALNYPTYDKEFYALVRTLETWQHYLRPKEFVIHTDHESLKHLKGQQKLNKRHAKWVAFIETFPYMIKYKQGKENVVADALSRRYVLFSTLESKILGFELVKELYVLDDDFKEVFETCMHGPHDKFYLHKGFLFRDDRLCIPKSSIRELLVREAHGGGLMGHFGVAKTLSALHEHFYWPHMRRDVERICEKPILQRSC; from the exons ATGGAgaaggaggtaggagatagttcgaacccGGGGTCATCTAAGTATCCACTAGAGGCGATGTTTGGGGACTTTAGTAGGATGATGGCggcccaaatggagtcgttgaaTGAGAGGATGGGTAAACtagaggttagtgttagtgggagTAAGTCTAGGCCTAAGGATTCGGGTAGAGGCGAAGATGAGGAATATGATTTTGGGGGAGgagatgagagtcaaaatgagaattggggtaggaatggaagaggtagaggatttggtagaggaagaagGGAAGCCATGAGGGGTAGAtttgaggagactagggaagatggtcacttgggtagcattaagatgaaaatcccttcgTTCCATGGGAagtctgacccggaggcgtacttagaatgggaaaagagggtagaatTTGTTTTTgagtgtcaccactactccgaacaaaagaaggtgaggttggcggtggtagagttcttagactatgctctcatttggtgggatcaattagtgaccactaaaaggAGGTGTAATGAAAGACCTattgagtcttgggatgagatgaagagagtGATGAGAAAAAGATTTGTGCCTAACCACTACTATagagagatgtttaagaggctacaaacCTTAAGGCAAGGGTTAAAGAGTgtggaggactactataaggagatggaagtagtcatgattagggccaATATTGAGGAAGATAATGAAGCAAcaatggctcgttttctttgtggtttgaacagggaaatccaagatcaagttgagcttcggcactacttggatctagacgagatggtgcaaatggccatgaaggtggagcaacaactcaaaaggcgtggAGTTGGTCGCACCAACCAAACCGGGggttcgtcttcttcttggcgaccaaatgCGGCCAAGCGAGATGATAGCAAAGTGGTGACCAAGCCTAAGTTTGAACCAAAGCAAGAGACACCTAGACATGGAgtacaaggtaaatctgaaattcCTACTACTCGTTCTAGAGATACAAAATGttttagatgtcaagggttgggccatattgctagtgagtgtcctaataagagaGTCATGTTCTTaaatgattatggtgagtatgagtctcaaagtgagggggatggcgagggtagtgatgatgatatgccggagttggaggatcccgatgaggggtatggggcggttgtaggagaagcgctagtgactaggcgaatcatgagtgcccaagtcaaggatgaagaggctagccaaagggagaatttgttccacactagatgttttgtgaatggtaaggtttgcaatgtaatcatagatggggggagttgcactaatgtggctagtgttgagatggtggaaaaattgggattgcctacaataaaacatcctcaaccatataggcttcaatggttgaacgattgtgcggaggtgaaggtaaataggcaagttctagtgtcattttctattgggaagtatgtggatgaggttttgtgtgatgtggtacctatgcatgcatgtcatgtcttgttgggtagaccttggcaatATGATAGGCGTGTATCACATGATGGGTTCAAGAATAAGTATTCGTTTGTCTTGAAGAAAGAAACCGTTGTAttacttcctttgtccccaaagcaagtgttggaggaccatttgaaaaagaaaaagagagatgaggccgaaaaaaagagtgaattcAAAAGTGAGGTGGCcttagaaaacaaaaatgaaatggctgaaaaaaagagtgatcaaaagagtgagatagccataaaaacaaaaaaagagaggaaagaaaatgaggggaaagaaaaagagaggaaagaggccaaaaagaaatcttatatggcccaaaaaggtgaggtaaaacacttgttgcacacacatgagccacttgtgttaattctttacaaggagattctcctcaacacaagtgatatagccggatcccttccgagcattgttgtttcactattgcaggaatttgacgatgtatttccggaggagctacctcaaggcttaccaccattgagggggattgaacaccaaattgatttggtgcccgggagtgccttgccgaaccgtccagcttataggagcaatccggaggagactaaggaacTACAaaggcaggtaagtgagttattagataaaggttatgtgcgtgagtccatgtcaccttgtgcggtgcctgttttactagttcctaagaaagatggctcatggcgtatgtgtgtggattgtagggcaatcaataacataaccattaagtataggcaccCCATACCTAggctagatgatatgttagatgaattgcatggttcTTGCATCTTTAGTAAAATTGATTTGAGGagtggttatcaccaaattaggatgagggaaggtgatgagtggaaaactgcttttaaaaccaaatacgggttgtatgagtggatggttatgccttttggtttaactaatgcacctagcacctttatgaggttaatgaatcatgttttgcgtgcacacataggaaagtttgttgtggtctattttgatgatatcctagtgtatagcaaaaacttggatgagcatgttaaCCATTTGAGGCTTGTtctaatcacattaagggctgaaaatttatatgctaacttgaaaaagtgtgatttttgtactagcaaacttgtcttccttggttttgtggtaagttcacaaggtatacaagttgatgaagacaaggtaagtgctattcgagattggccatcgcctactactgttggccaagttcgaagttttcatggtcttgcaagcttctataggaggtttgtcaaagattttagcaccttggcggcaccgatgacagcggtgatcaagaagaacgttccattctattggggcgaggagcaagagaagtcctttaatattatcaagcaaaaattaattaatgcccCTTTACTTGtgttacctgattttgctaatacctttgaaattgaatgtgatgcatcaggtgtaggtattggtggagtgttgatgcaaggagggcggccggtggcatactttagtgagaagctcaatggagcggcattgaactatcccacgtatgataaggagttctacgcacttgtgaggaccctagagacgtggcagcactacttgaggcctaaggagtttgtgattcacacggatcatgagtctcttaagcaccttaaggggcaacaaaagctgaacaagaggcatgctaagtgggtggccttcatagagacattcccctacatgatcaagtataagcaaggtaaggaaaatgtagtggccgacgcactatcacggaggtatgtacttttctctactttggaatctaaaatattggggtttgaacttgttaaagagttgtatgtgctagatgatgattttaaggaagtgtttgaaacttgtatgcatggtccacatgataaattctacttgcataaaggtttcttgtttagagatgatagattgtgcattcccaagtcatcgattcgtgaattacttgttagggaggcacatgggggtggcctaatgggacactttggggtggctaagactttaagtgcattgcatgaacatttttattggccacacatgagGCGTGATGTGGAGCGTATTTGTGAGAA ACCTATTCTTCAGAGAAGTTGTTAG